In Setaria italica strain Yugu1 chromosome IX, Setaria_italica_v2.0, whole genome shotgun sequence, the genomic stretch GCATGGCCACCGGGTTGCGCCGCCTGCGCTGCACCTGCTCCATGACGCTGGCGACCGTGTGGCCGGCCTCCACCTCCAGCGTAATCGTCCTCGCCGGAGACGGGATGTAGTCGGCCACGGCCAACCGCATCATCTTCTCTTCGACGGCGGCGATCCCCAGGGCCTTGAGCGTCTTCTCCTGGAGCCTGTTCCAGCCGAAGACGCTGAACACCGTACCGCCTCCAGATTCATGAGGTCCCCTATCTTGTGGTCCGCCAGCGTCCCGGGGGTGTAGTCGTACAGCAATTTGCCGCTGCAGATCATCCGCTGCAGGATCGGCGGGAGGCCCCGTGATCTCCTCCATCTTGGCCATGACGCTGTAGATCGTATCGGTGGGCTTCACCACCAGCGTAGTCGTGATCCGTTCCTCCTTCACCACCAGCGTACTCGCGATCCGTTCCTCCTGCGTCATCCAGTTCCTAGCGAAGATCTCCATGGTGTCTTTTCCTCGACGAGATTGGTGGCTCGCCATCTGGTAATAGCTTCGTGTCGCTGAAGCAAAGATTTTCTCCAGGTTTAATTTTGTCCCTCGGGTTGGGTGGATCTGTATTTGGGGGCATATATCACGTGGACACGTCGTTTTGATGAGTCAAATGCCCAGGTTATGGTGTCGGGGTTGAGACTTGAGGTTCCTGGGTGCGGTTACGCATCGCTTAAGGCGACAAATCAGCACCTGTCACCTCAAGAAAGGTGCACGCGCAGCAGCCCAACCAGCGTATCACACGCGCAGCAGTCTACCAGAGCACATATGGGAGGAGCGGGGATTTATTAGACTGGTTGTGAGGGCTGATCCATGAAAAAAGCTATTGTACACATGCATCAATAGTGGTGGTTAGTCCTTAGGGAGATAATCTTGCACGTGGTTGTTGATGTCATCCCAAACAAAGCATCCAAATTAATTTTCGATTGTGCAGTTGTATTTTTTAAacaagatcttcaaaacaagatcCCACTTAATTATATTTGAACGAATTTTATTTATTACCATTTTTTAATCAGGTTGGAAAATGTTTCTGAGATATTTACCCATgaaaaaattatacaaactcaAGAAACAAAATATTTGTACCATCGAACAATTGCACAAACTCAGGCAACAAAAATGTATACACctggaacaaattatacaaactcatGGAACAAACTAGTTGTACACATTAAACAATTTATATGAGATCATGGAGCAAAAAAATTGTATTCCAAGAACAAATTATACACACTTATTGAGCAAAGTATATAAATTCAAAGAACAACTGTTTATACACATggaacaaaatctatgaatttgCAGAACAAAATAGTTGTAGCCATAGAGCAAATTATACGAACTCATTATGTATACCCTTACAACAAATTATATAATATATTAACAATTAAAATAATAtctagaacaaattatatgaagtTAACAAAATAACCGTACCattgaacaaattatacaaacttaCGGAAAAATGGTAACAGTTTCATAAAGCTATGTTTTCACGAAGTGATTCTGATTCATCATGGAGATGTTTTTAAAGAGAATCTAGATCCAAAACAAACGCATcttaatataaaatatataggttgaaaaaaaatcagaaatcaCGAAATGAGAACATCTAAACACACAATTAAATCCGCAGCACGATCAGCTTTACCAATTGCAGGAATTAAGTAGGTATATGCAACAATATAGTGCTAACTTTATCAGGGAACGTCTAATTTAGAGCCTTGTTGAGCCTCCGCTCCTCCCTATCAGCGGCGATGGCAAAGCCCAGGTCCAGTTGTAGCTCCAGCTTCGAGTCCTTGGTCACGTTGTAGCCCGCCAGCGTCGCGCCGCCGTCGGGACGCATCGGCGTGTCGTCGCAGGTCAGGAACTGCAGGGCTACCGGGTAGCCCCGCCTGCGCTGCACCTGCTCCATGACGCTGGCGACCGTGTCGCCGGCTTCCACCTCCAGCGTGATCGTCCTCTTCGGCCCCGGGATCATGTAGTCCGCGACGGCCATCCGCATCTTCCCGACGGCCTCCTGCTGCACGGGCGGGGCGCCcgcctcctccttgacgtcgtcgtcgcccgcgGGATCGGCACCGCCGTCGACGGCGATCCCCTGGGCCTTGAGCGTCTTCTTGCTGAGCCTGATCGAGCCGGAGACGCATTACGACGCGTGCAGAGTCGTGAGGTCCCCTATGTCGTGGTCCGCCAGCGTCCCGGGGGTGTGGTCGTACAGAGATTTGCAGTTGACGGTCATCCGCTGCAGGATCGGGGGGACGTCAGTGATCTCCTCCATCTTGGCCATGTTGCTGTAAATCGTATCGGTGGGCTTCACCACCAGCGTACTAGCCCATGCCTCACGAAGATCTCTATGGTGTCTTTTCGCCGACGAGATTGGTGGCTCGGGCTCGCCATCTGGTAACTTCGTGTCGCCAACTCGCCGATGCAGGATTTTCTCCGGGTTTAGTTTTTGTCCCTTGGGTTGGGGGGATTTATATTTGGGGGTATCGCGTGGACCGTGGACGCGTCGTGGTTTGAGTCGATTTGCCCGGGTTCGTGTCGGGTTGAGACTGTGGCTCCGTGCCGTCCTCGGTCACAATGGCCAACTCCAATTAACCAATCGTGTCTATGCAAAAACACATAAAAATAGTTAAACGTTAAACGTTAGACAAACCGTTTAAAGGTTTGCTATCTGTTTAATGTACAGATGGGTAAAGTCCACTACTCGTACGGTAGCTTTGCCCAACCGGTTTCCTTAGACTCCACAACCGTCGTCCGCGCCTCCCGCcgacctccccctcctcttGTCGGTTAGAAATTAGAACTCTAGCCCAATTTGTACGGACATCTCGTTGGCACTTGTAGTTGTGGACTACGTTCTGTTTGCTGGGAGCCCCAATGCACCACGATGGGTACgccgcagcgacggcggcgcctcCGCTGACCCTTGctgcgtcgccggcgccggcgccggagcaggaGCCAAAGTGGACCCGCAGGGATGACAAGTTCCTGGAGCTACTGCTCTTCACCCGCAACACCGTCTCCCTCCACATCGCCTCCGGCATCATCGGCAAGACGCCGGTCCAGATTCACCAGCGGTGCACCTTCATGTTCGCCGAGCTGAGCCACGTCCTCGAGTCTCTGGAAGTGTTGACGCCGCCCGTGTGGGACATGGAGATTGCTGCTATGGCCGCGGCggtggaagaagaagtagtGCCCGAGGCCGTGGTGCCCGCTGCTCCACCAGTTGCAGCGAGGAAGAACTCTGCTGAGCGGGCAGTTGGTGCCGGCGGCGATAAACGCAATAAGAAGGCGGCTGAGAAGTGGACGGAATATGAGCACAGGTATGTGcatcgtcttcttcttcttgcctcaaTAACTTCGTTACCAAGCTATAGGATTGATTTTCATGTATggcatcaaaattcaaaatagaGAGCGGAAAGATATATGTAGTAGTAGTTATTTTCATGTATGACATCAACGATGCTAACAAACGCCTATATGTTGTTCACTGAATATTTGATCTGGTAAATGCTTGTAGACTTTTCTTAGCGGGCCTGCCCTTCTATAGAGGCAATTGGAATGCGATGTCGAGGGAGTTTCTTACGAGCAAGACTGCGAGCCAGATCGCCAGCCATTACCAGAAATATCGGAACAGGGAGAAACAGAGGGAACATGACAACTGCAAGAGAGCGAGCATACACGACATCACGGAACCTGGGATCGCCGCCGCCTTTGCAGTTTCAGGTGGTGAGGCAGCTGCATGGAAAGGTGAGCTTCCTAGATCTGAAGCTAGCGCTCGGGGTCAAGAAAATGAACCATGGGAGCCAATTGAGAGCGGTGAAGATGGACTTAGTCCTGTTGAAGAGTTTCCTGGTGAAGATGACCCGGGAACTCTGCTTACGTAGGAGAGCAAAAGGTATTGTAGTACACATTTAGGTGGTGGAGGCCAAGCCGGTATGGACTTATGGCTATATAGGTTGGCAATTTTGTGGCTGCATGCATGATGGAACCGGCACATGCATATATGATGTTTTCAAGGAAGATACATATAGTGCTTTAATTTTGAAGTTTTAGAAGCAACTATGGTTTAATTTAGTAAAAATCTAGAAATTTTACACTACAAGAAACATGTTAATCTATGACGAATTCTTCATGACGGATTCAGAAAACATTATTAACGATGCACCATCTATGATAATTTGTGAATTTTTGTCACAGACATGCAAATTGCCCATCCAAGCTCAAATTTGGGTTCAATTTCTGTGACGAACCTCGGTATGAAAATAAAAATCATCACAAATTTAATATTATACTCAACCACAATTTTGAAAAAACAAATACATGGCTTACtttaaagaaaataagatgCTTTACTTTTTATCTTAAAAAATGTGAATTTTTATTGGAAGCCTTCCCGTAGTGTATCTGcgcttggaaaaaaaaattgcgaccaacaaaaaaaaagagtaaattCCAATTACGTGACTTCCTCGCAACCagactgaaaaagaaaattcaagTGCCATCGAAATTCTCAACTTCCCTTCACTACCAGTGAATTAAATTTCCCATCCCTTCAATGCCATTTCCGTTAGCTGACTGTCAGAGGAGGGTTAAGTGACAAGTAAAATGACAATTTGTCCTTATAACATATTTCAGCTAATTCCCTTGTATGCCATTGTAGTGGGACGGCATGACCTCGATGAACACAACAGATCATTGTTGTATGCTCCCAACGCAtgaatattttttaaaagaacacatctttacatattttttttgtgttttatTGTACGAGAAGCATCGTTGGTGGACTTTCACATGGAATTTGTATTTCCTTTTGACGTACTGAATTTACAAGGACTGAAACATGGCGAACTTATCTAAACTCGAGATTTCAGATCGTACAAAAAATAGGAAAATTCTGATCACTGTacaaaaattcagaaagaaatcaCCACAAAAAAGTTCGTTCTTCTCAATTTTTATTTCTCATGCTGTTTACATACTCCACAGATTCACAGATCCAATAATCCATCGTCATCATCGTGTGATACGAAGAACAAGGAGAAAGAAAGGgggacaaagaaagaaaaagcacGATCCGCTCGGCATGCCGGCCTTGAATCCTTGATCCCATCAGCGCCGGTCTGTTCCACCAGGATCGTCATCAAGCCAAGCTTCTCCGGCCGTGTC encodes the following:
- the LOC101771892 gene encoding transcription factor SRM1, with the protein product MHHDGYAAATAAPPLTLAASPAPAPEQEPKWTRRDDKFLELLLFTRNTVSLHIASGIIGKTPVQIHQRCTFMFAELSHVLESLEVLTPPVWDMEIAAMAAAVEEEVVPEAVVPAAPPVAARKNSAERAVGAGGDKRNKKAAEKWTEYEHRLFLAGLPFYRGNWNAMSREFLTSKTASQIASHYQKYRNREKQREHDNCKRASIHDITEPGIAAAFAVSGGEAAAWKGELPRSEASARGQENEPWEPIESGEDGLSPVEEFPGEDDPGTLLT
- the LOC101771496 gene encoding polyubiquitin-like; the encoded protein is MAKMEEITDVPPILQRMTVNCKSLLSKKTLKAQGIAVDGGADPAGDDDVKEEAGAPPVQQEAVGKMRMAVADYMIPGPKRTITLEVEAGDTVASVMEQVQRRRGYPVALQFLTCDDTPMRPDGGATLAGYNVTKDSKLELQLDLGFAIAADREERRLNKALN